The window ACTTCAAGAGGATAGGATTGATACCCTGCCCTGAACAGTACAGCAATCTCGTGCAGAGGATGTATTTTGGAAAGTTCCATCACTTTAGCCAGCACTGTTCTGGCCTGGCTCATATCGCTTACTGGACGGATAAGTTCAGGCAAATCTGCTGATGTATTGCTTGAGAATAAGTTTTTATCGAATTTTTGCTCCATGTGGGACAAAATGTCATTGGTTAACTCCAGAATGGGCTGGGTGGAACGGTAGTTTTCTTCCAAACGAATCATTCTGGCCTTGGGAAAAAGCTTGGGAAAGTCCAAAATATTGCCCACATCTGCACCCCTGAAACCATAAATGGACTGGGCATCATCTCCAACAACCATTATGTTTCCGTCATGGGATGCAATGAGTCTGGCCAGCCTGGCCTGGACCAGATTAGTATCCTGGTATTCATCCACCATTATGTATTTGTAAACGTTTCTGATGAAATCAAGCACCTCGCTGTTTTCCATTAAAAGGGTTTCCAAAAAAAACAGCAGATCATCATAATCAAGAAGGGCAAGCCGCTGCTTTTCAGTTTTATACATTTCAGCAACTTTTTCCAGATCATCTATGTATTCTCGTAGATGAAAAGCATCCTTTTCAACCAGCTGGGCAAGAGAAATTTCTTTGTTTCTGGATTTACTGATATAGGACAAAATTGTTCTGTTGCGAGGAAATGAGCGATCTCCTGAACCCAATTTAAGATCAGAGCGAATGCCCTTGATTATTTCTTCGCTATCCCCTGAGTCCATGATATTAAACCCAGTGGTGAAACCCAGAACGTTGGCGAATTTTTTAAGCATCATATAGCTGAAGCCATGGAAAGTGCCACCGCTTACGCTGTTCATCTCTCTTTCCAGCAGTTGACCTGAGCGATACAGCATCTGGTTGGCCGCCTTGCGGGTAAAGGTCAGCAAAAGGATATTCTCTGGTACAATTCCCTGTTCCACCAGGTAGGCCAGGCGGTAGACAATGGTTCTGGTCTTGCCGCTGCCCGCACCTGCAATGACCAGGATAGGTCCTTGTGTGGAGGTTACTGCTTCTAACTGGGCTGTATTGAGGCTTTCTTTGTAATTAATCATGGTGTTAATGTGTTGTTACTGTAATTAAATGATTTTGCTCATGGATCTTGAGAGTTAAAAGTTATCAGTTAATTAATATTAGTTGAAGAAAAAAATTATGATTTCACATGGTTAGGCCTTGAAAACGTCTGGATATCTAAAGCTTGGAAAATGGCAATAAATCCAAGGGGTTGCACAAGAACTTTTGACTGTCCAGATAGATCTTGAGAGTTAAAAGGTTGGATTGAGGGAAATACCAGCTTTAATTCATTTCAGACTGTTATCAAATTTCGAACACAATATATCTCTGATTCTTCTGGGTTTATCCCCCCTGGAGTGATAAAAAAATACATCATCACAATTATGTGTACCTGTTCTGCCAAAATGTCCAAAAATGAGGCTGCGGTCAAATTTGGCCTTGAGATCGAATCCTTTGTTGGGAACACATAAAAGATCCGGGGGCATACCTTTTCCAGACGGATAAATTTCTTCTCCCGGATAAACCGCACGCATCACTTTTCTGCCTTTATATTCGAGGCTCAAGAGGCTGTTTCTGACTTTTTCCCGAAGGCTTGAGTATTCAATATTAGATACATTTCCTCGCGAAAAACGCCGTCGAGTATGGATATATATCCTTCCTGGATCTAAGGCAAAACACCGGCTTGATAAATCCACACAAGTGAGGTCCAACTCATTTTCTGGTTGTTTTATGAGGGAAAGAAACCCTTCTGCTCTTAGAAGACAGTTGATATCCACCTCACATTCCAGACTGTTAAACCCATGGTCAGCCACAATGAACAGTTCTTTGGGGTCTTCAAGTTCATCGTATCTGCTTAATACATGGCCTGCAGCTTTATCCAAGGTTTTGAGTACGTCCATACATAAAGAGTGCAGACCGTGATTTTCATCCAAGATGGCATCCTGAAGAAAGTGACTCATGCGGTCAAGCTCTGTAAAGACAATGGTGAAAAAATCCCAGGCCAGGTCAGGCCAGAAAAGATCAAAGGCTCTGATGCGTGATGAAATGGTCTGCATAAGTTCGTACAGCAACACCTGCGGCTTAGTCAGCCCCTTTATGGTGTCGGCTTCAAGTCTGTAATCAATACTTTTGAGCATGGGCAAAACAGCCTTGGGATAGACTGCATTTTCAAGATCAGGGGCAATGAATCCTGATATAAGCATGCCGCGGATAGCAGGGGCAGGATAAGTACATGGCAGATTAATTATTTTACTTGTTTTGCCCTGCTGGCCCATTTTATCCCATATAGCTCCGGCCCTGACATGGGTATAATCAGTCAGGCTCAGTTGGTAGGAATACGAATTAATTGTTGTAAAACCGTATATCCCATGTTCTTCAGGTCCTTTGGCAGTAAAAAAAGAAGCCCAGTTTACAGGCGAGACATCTGGAAGTTCTGAGGTGATGGCAAGACACTTGTCTGATTTAACAAGGTGGGAGAGGTTTTGGAATACGCCCTTTTCTGAAAGAGTTCTGGCCAGGCTTTGACTCAGTCCGTCAATGCCGAGAACCACTGTTTTGGGAGTAGGTTTAAGCATATTATGTCTTGTCCAATGTCCTAAATCGCCAGCCTTCACCCTGAAGTTTTAATTTATTCCCTGACTGAAGGGGGATTGTTTCATTGGGGATATGGTACTGTCCGTTATAAAACTAAAATGATATGGTAAACAATAACTTGTTTTTAGCAAAGATATTAAAATAATTAACATTATCTTTGACAGTTCCTTCCCATATCCAGCCGTCAATATCTCGATAAACTCCGGCAATCGTAGCTCCGGAAAGAGAAAGTGCATCAATCCTGGCTTGGTCTAAATAGTCCTTGATAGCCAATTGAGTCCATCGTTTAACAATGACAGGCTCTCGATCCCGGGTTAAAAAAACAGCCTTTTTACCAATGGTTAGAATAAATTTTCCACTTTGGGTCTGTTCTTTACCATTTTCATATTGAACTACAGTGATTACCTGTCGGTTGCGACTGCATAAAACGGTGAAGGCGTAAAGAAGAGCACCAAGCGATGTATCTACATATTTATCCAAAAGTATCTTCTCCTTATGGTCTTCATGCAGGCTGAGCTTTACAGCCTTGAGTTTGATAATGTCCGTATAAAGGTTCTTTACCATGATGCCGGTTCACAGTCCAATACATGAGGACAGGACCAAAATTTATTTTAAGGAGTAGAAAATGAATTCTTGACGCCTGCCAAAGACAAGGTTAAATTATCTGACTTTCCAGATCAATCCTCCCCCAAACAAGCCCGGGTGGCGGAATTGGTAGACGCCAGGGACTTAAAATCCCTTGCAGCTTAGCTGCGTGCCGGTTCGACTCCGGCCCCGGGCACCAATAAAATCAATGAATTATGGTTTAAGATTTACTCAGTAAGCAAGGTAGAGATTTCGACCTGTGCTGATTGTCCTGAATCCTAAAGCAATTTTAACGACCAGCATGCTGGTTTGAAATTTCCAAATAAGTGCCTATTACTAAACAAGCAGGAGATGGTTTACATGGGTGTTTATGTTGAATTAAATGTACTGCCTCAGATGATAGCCCAGAAGGACTGGGAAGAAATCTATTTTGAAACATTATACTTTTTGCAAAATTGTGGATTAAAATTGATAGGGCTTCAAAAAGAGTCTAAAACTATCGGGGAAATAACGGAATCCAGAATTGTATACTCAAGACAATTAGAGCACCACATTGATCAGGTTAGTGAAAGATGCTGGAAAGTTTGCGGAGATCTTGACAGCCTGAAAATAGCTGAAACTTTTTGTTTCCCATATTTGTTAAATCAAAAAATAGTGCATGAATGGTTTTTTAGACAGGATAAAAGGATTCAATTCAGCAAGTCAGATCGGGGCAAAGGGATATATGATAGACTGGCTGAATGCTGAATTTTCTCGTTCAAAACATCTACCATATTATCAATGCGGCAAGCGAAATGAATGAAACCCACTGGAATATGAAGCCAAACAAGGCCAAAGCAGTAATGCTTGCCAAGCGTCAACTGGCTGAGTTTGTATGCGACGCGGTAAACCTGGAAGGAATTAATTTAACCTTGCCGGAAATCCAGACGCTACTGGATGGGATTACCGTTGGAGGACATAAAATATCTGACCAGCAAATAGCTTTGAACCAAGCCGATGCATGGCGCGCGTTATTTTGGTTGATTGATAACAATCAGTTTGAAATCACCCAGGAAAATGTCTGCGCCATCCATCTCATAGCGGGCAAGGACGAGGCATTGGAGTGGGGGAAGTTCAGATCCGGTGGGGTTACTATAGCAGGGACGGACTATTTGCCGCCGCAGGCTGATTCGCTGCAGGAGCTGTTTGAAAAAATGGTTGACGACTCATATGGCATTCCGGATATTTACGATCGTGCTATCCATTTCTTCTTGACAATGGCGAGATGCCAATTTTTTTATGATGTGAACAAGCGCATGGGACGATTTGTCATGAATGGACTTTTGCTGAACAGCGGATACCCCGCGATTAATCTTCTCGCGAAAAGAAAACTGGAGTTCAATCAATTGATGCTCGATTTTTATGAAACCGGCAATCAGAAGCCGATGAATACCTTTCTGCGCTCTTGCCTGGATGAGAGGGTTATTACAATCATGAAAGAATAACAGTCCGTTGAAAAACTCCCAATTGCTGCGTCGCTGCAAAAAGTTCAAGTTCTCACGTATGGATAAATACGCTTCGACCTTGAACTTTTCTTGCTCCTTGCACTTGGGATTTTTGAACGGACTGCCGGATTAGGACTTTTTCAACACACAGATAAGGGCTGGTTCAAAGCCAGTTGAAACATTGGCACCGGACAATCTCACCCATGCAAGACCACTCCCAACGCCCGGCAAAACTCCTCCATCACCGGCTGCTGGACCAGGCTGACCCGAATCCAGCCGGGAAAAGCATCAACACTATGCTGACTGCCAATCTATGCCAAGGAATAAGAAATCCTCAGGCAGTAAAATAGGCAAACTATCCTGCGACAAAAGTGTCAGTCCCCTTCCAGCTTAAATAAGTGCCGCTGTAGTGCTATTTACATCAGCGCTCAGCAGGTGTAAAAACTCTGTCATGAACAACAAGTCAGTCCAACCAGTAATTGAAGCCAGAGATGTGGTCAAAAAATTCAAGCTGATAAAATGATGCGCCATAACCTCTTTATTCCAATGGATATTTTTACGGACCTGAGCTCTCCCAAAGCCTTGTCCGGCATAAGCATCGGACTTGTCGTCAGTCTGATGATTATTGTCATAGAAATATCATTTGCTGCCATGATCTTTTCCGGGCCATTGGAAGTTTATGCTCAGCGCGGCATGGGGCTGACTCTGGCCGGCGCTCTGGTGCTTACTGTATCAACAGCGCTTTTCAGTGGATTTCGGCCCAACGTCAGTTCTCCGCAGGATGCGCCGGTGGCCATTTTTGCCGGGGCTGCAGCCGGTATTGCAGTTAGCCTGGGGACAGGACAGAGTCAGACTGCCTTTATCACCGTGGTCGCAGCCCTGATGATTGCCAGCATGGCCACAGCCGTTTTTTTCTTTCTCGCTGCAAGAACCGGACTGTCCAAGTACATCCGCTTCATGCCTTATCCTGTGGTGGCCGGCTTTCTTGCAGGAACAGGCTGGCTGCTGACTAAGGGCAGCTTAGAAGTAATGACCGGACTCACACTGTCATGGCACGTGTTGCCATCACTTTTGTCCAGCAATATCATTCTGCTCTGGCTGCCAGGTGCGCTCTATGCGCTTTTACTGTTTTTCTGCCTGAAACGCTGGTCCCACTTCTTAATCCTTCCCGGTTCCATGATCCTTGCCCTTATTCTCTACCATCTGACCCTGCCCCTTCTGGGGCTGAACATGGAGCAGGCCCGTGAAATCGGCCTTTTCTTTACATCATTTCCTTCATCCAGCATCTGGCCGGCATTCAGCCCGGCTGACTTTGCCCATGTGCAGTGGTCTGCAATTCTGCGAGAAATTCCTATACTGGCTGTAATACCTTTCATCGCCCTGATTGGCATGCTGCTTAATACCGGCGGCATTGAACTGGCAGCTCAAAAAGACCTGGACCTTAACCGGGAACTGATGGTCAGCAGCGGAGGCAATGCTCTGGCTGCCTTGACTGGATCACCTGCCGGATACAATACACTCAGTCTGTCCATGCTTGGATTTAAGACCGGCGCAGACACGCGCATCGTAGGACTTACAGCAGCCATTATAATTGGTGTCACTCTTTTTTTCGGCGGCCAGGTTCTTTCCATCTTTCCCAAAGCCCTTCTGGGCGGCTTCCTGCTCCTGCTGGGACTGCTTTTTCTGTCCGACTGGATCGTAGACACACGCTTGCGCATGCCCCTTTCCGACTACATTATAGTACTCCTGGTTTTTGCAACCATCGGCCTATTCGGATATCTTTACGGAGTGCTTCTTGGGCTCATGGCCACCTTAATCCTGTTCACCACCAAGATCAGCAGCATACCTGCCGTGTCGTCCAGCTCCTCCATCACCCATGCCCGAAGCCGCAGGACAAGGCCTTTGCCACACCAGCAGATTCTGACCATTCACGGTCAACAAGCCCATTTTTTTGAACTCAGCGGCTATCTCTTTTTTGGATCTGTAAGTTCACTTACTACTGCGGTCAGCAATGTACTGCAAAACAGGACCACTCGCTTCATTATTGTTGATTTTCAGAAAGTTACCGGCTTTGATGTTTCGGCTGTGAATAATTTTGTCCGCCTGGCTCAGCAGATTTCATCTCAGAACATGTTGTTTGTATTTGCCGGTCCCTCAAAACTGTTTCAAAACCTGTTCCGGCAGATAGGCGGCAGTGAACTGTCTGATGCATACTTGATTTTTCCAGATATAAATTCCGCTCTGGAATGGTGCGAGGAGAGTATTATTGCTGATGCGCAGGCAGCAGTGACTTATGATCCTGCTCAGACCAGAAAAAGGCAGGAAGATCTGTTTGAGCAGGTGGCTGATGATCTGCTTAAAGAGCTGGAACAACAGGAACAGCTTGAAACCCTGCTCAAGAAGATTGAAGGGTATCTGAAATCACGAAGCTTTGCCGCTGGACAAAAGCTGCTGGCTCAGGGCGATCTCAGTCCGGGAATAATGTTTGTGCAGCAGGGCACAGTGACAGAAAAGGTTATTGATTCATCAGGCCGCAGTACAGCTCTCAGAACTCTGAGACCAGGAATGCTTTTCAGTGAAGCCTCGGCCTACACTCCAATGCCCTCACACTGTGACTATGTTGCTGAAACCCCTGTCAGAATTGCTCTGCTCACTCCTGAAGCCCTGCTGGACATTGAAAGGCACGACCCTGACACAGCCCAGAAAATCCACCGCCAGGTCATTGCAGCTCTTATTTCTGCCAGGACAGCAATTTAGGACCAGCAGTAACTGGTGATATGTCATCACATGCTCTCTTCGTATCTGTTTAGCGCTTTTAAGGAAAGCAGGGGACAGGCACTCCGGGACCCACTTGGGCATCAATTTGTGCTTAAAATGAATCATTTTCTGGGACAAGTGGGTCCCGGAAGAGCCAGTCCCCATGCCACATCCAAGGCGCTAAACAGATACCTTTCTTCAAAGATAGATTAATCTTTGACGAGTGAGTGTTTTTTAATAGATATTCTGAATTTGAGAAAATAGTGTAAGCCTTACCATTAAACTGCAAACTACCGGTAGAGCCAGGATTAAGCTCTGCCATCATAGATTAAAGGAGGCTGCTTATGTACTTCCCGGTTGCCGGAATTGAAATTGCTCCCTGGATACCTTTCGTTGCCGGATTTGCAGTGGCTTTTGTCTGCTCCATGGGAGGAGTGTCAGGCGCAAATCTTCTGCTGCCATTTCAGGTCAGTGTCCTGGGATTTGTCACACCCGCTGTAAGCGCCACCAACCATCTCTTCAATATAGTCGCCATTCCCAGCGGAGTTTACAGGTTTATCAGAGAGGGCCGAATGGTCTGGCCTTTGACCTGGATTGTCATTGCCGGAACTGTGCCGGGAGTTTTTATCGGGGTCTTTCTCAGAATCCAGTATCTCCCTGATCCAGCCCACTTCCGCATCTT of the Desulfonatronovibrio magnus genome contains:
- a CDS encoding ATP-dependent helicase is translated as MINYKESLNTAQLEAVTSTQGPILVIAGAGSGKTRTIVYRLAYLVEQGIVPENILLLTFTRKAANQMLYRSGQLLEREMNSVSGGTFHGFSYMMLKKFANVLGFTTGFNIMDSGDSEEIIKGIRSDLKLGSGDRSFPRNRTILSYISKSRNKEISLAQLVEKDAFHLREYIDDLEKVAEMYKTEKQRLALLDYDDLLFFLETLLMENSEVLDFIRNVYKYIMVDEYQDTNLVQARLARLIASHDGNIMVVGDDAQSIYGFRGADVGNILDFPKLFPKARMIRLEENYRSTQPILELTNDILSHMEQKFDKNLFSSNTSADLPELIRPVSDMSQARTVLAKVMELSKIHPLHEIAVLFRAGYQSYPLEVELNKASIPYQKFGGIKFSEAAHIKDVLSLARMVDAQPDYLSWKRGLGLLPGIGPKTAEKLFRAYEQGKHEDLEKFGAKNKNFRQLRELLVSLGGLENDPSRLMEAIIEFYHPYLEQKYAEDLPKRINGLEQLQQIVAGYNNLDSFLSDMILENPDPFGTGIKDDALVLSTIHSSKGLEWSAVMVIDLVEERFPSRQAMFDAKSMDEERRLLYVACTRAKSYLGLLVPSAVYSRNSGFNQPVQESPFIRELSVSKCVEFLENHLGQLKKKKKPAEMSRNHKIKTPPSTYCTHKIFGRGKIISSIPPNKYKVNFPGVGLKVINGDYLQIED
- a CDS encoding Fic family protein — its product is MLNFLVQNIYHIINAASEMNETHWNMKPNKAKAVMLAKRQLAEFVCDAVNLEGINLTLPEIQTLLDGITVGGHKISDQQIALNQADAWRALFWLIDNNQFEITQENVCAIHLIAGKDEALEWGKFRSGGVTIAGTDYLPPQADSLQELFEKMVDDSYGIPDIYDRAIHFFLTMARCQFFYDVNKRMGRFVMNGLLLNSGYPAINLLAKRKLEFNQLMLDFYETGNQKPMNTFLRSCLDERVITIMKE
- a CDS encoding alkaline phosphatase family protein, with amino-acid sequence MLKPTPKTVVLGIDGLSQSLARTLSEKGVFQNLSHLVKSDKCLAITSELPDVSPVNWASFFTAKGPEEHGIYGFTTINSYSYQLSLTDYTHVRAGAIWDKMGQQGKTSKIINLPCTYPAPAIRGMLISGFIAPDLENAVYPKAVLPMLKSIDYRLEADTIKGLTKPQVLLYELMQTISSRIRAFDLFWPDLAWDFFTIVFTELDRMSHFLQDAILDENHGLHSLCMDVLKTLDKAAGHVLSRYDELEDPKELFIVADHGFNSLECEVDINCLLRAEGFLSLIKQPENELDLTCVDLSSRCFALDPGRIYIHTRRRFSRGNVSNIEYSSLREKVRNSLLSLEYKGRKVMRAVYPGEEIYPSGKGMPPDLLCVPNKGFDLKAKFDRSLIFGHFGRTGTHNCDDVFFYHSRGDKPRRIRDILCSKFDNSLK
- a CDS encoding SulP family inorganic anion transporter — its product is MMRHNLFIPMDIFTDLSSPKALSGISIGLVVSLMIIVIEISFAAMIFSGPLEVYAQRGMGLTLAGALVLTVSTALFSGFRPNVSSPQDAPVAIFAGAAAGIAVSLGTGQSQTAFITVVAALMIASMATAVFFFLAARTGLSKYIRFMPYPVVAGFLAGTGWLLTKGSLEVMTGLTLSWHVLPSLLSSNIILLWLPGALYALLLFFCLKRWSHFLILPGSMILALILYHLTLPLLGLNMEQAREIGLFFTSFPSSSIWPAFSPADFAHVQWSAILREIPILAVIPFIALIGMLLNTGGIELAAQKDLDLNRELMVSSGGNALAALTGSPAGYNTLSLSMLGFKTGADTRIVGLTAAIIIGVTLFFGGQVLSIFPKALLGGFLLLLGLLFLSDWIVDTRLRMPLSDYIIVLLVFATIGLFGYLYGVLLGLMATLILFTTKISSIPAVSSSSSITHARSRRTRPLPHQQILTIHGQQAHFFELSGYLFFGSVSSLTTAVSNVLQNRTTRFIIVDFQKVTGFDVSAVNNFVRLAQQISSQNMLFVFAGPSKLFQNLFRQIGGSELSDAYLIFPDINSALEWCEESIIADAQAAVTYDPAQTRKRQEDLFEQVADDLLKELEQQEQLETLLKKIEGYLKSRSFAAGQKLLAQGDLSPGIMFVQQGTVTEKVIDSSGRSTALRTLRPGMLFSEASAYTPMPSHCDYVAETPVRIALLTPEALLDIERHDPDTAQKIHRQVIAALISARTAI